A single Gopherus flavomarginatus isolate rGopFla2 chromosome 17, rGopFla2.mat.asm, whole genome shotgun sequence DNA region contains:
- the INPP5E gene encoding phosphatidylinositol polyphosphate 5-phosphatase type IV isoform X1 — protein MNPPNGFSPHAVACITSSTEGRVLQDQQVKKAAGAMRKEAGDSRVLALEDHPDIESFLNDTLRFPPDEIKPNMKIKSVTPKPPRKPRLARASSLDEKSWRRRRVFRTSQENLIDPSETSSSSGSLQESSLSPLTKSRVVLNGDQGSLHNLQDASEPSPYGKNKGSISDFEKQVSEVPGVSVELMQRKESLGSKPRLCKITPPRPLPPLELSVASHVLRTANRIDSDYMDYQHYSQSRFERLSSSLSDTGLHNSGMVCDSCSTDSMKSTFSLLTPLRAKDVRNRSYLEGSLLASGALLGAEELSRYFPDRNIGIFVATWNMQGRKELPENLDDFLFPSDPDYAQDMYVIGIQEGCPDRREWEIRLQETLGPHYVMLYSAAHGVLYMSVFIRRDLIWFCSEVEYATVTTRIVSQIKTKGALGICFTFFGTSFLFITSHFTSGDGKVCERILDYNKTIQALALPKNVPDTNPYRSSPSDVTTRFDEVFWFGDFNFRLNKDRESVDSILNQHLEKDMSKLLQYDQLIKEMNDGAIFKGFQEAAIHFHPSYKFDIGQDSYDTTSKQRTPSYTDRVIYRSRYKDDIHAVKYSSCSVVKTSDHRPVYGLFRVKVRPGRDNIPLAAGQFDRELYLIGIKRRITRELQKRQEIKDQKSSRVCTVS, from the exons ATGAACCCTCCAAATGGATTTTCCCCACATGCAGTGGCATGTATTACTTCGAGCACAGAGGGCAGAGTACTACAGGACCAGCAAGTGAAGAAGGCTGCTGGAGCTATGAGGAAGGAGGCTGGTGACAGCAGGGTACTTGCACTTGAGGACCATCCAGACATAGAATCCTTTTTAAATGACACCTTAAGGTTTCCCCCTGATGAAATCAAACCCAATATGAAGATTAAATCTGTCACCCCAAAGCCTCCCAGGAAACCCAGGCTGGCGCGAGCATCATCTCTTGATGAGaaaagctggaggaggaggagagtgttTAGAACGAGTCAGGAAAATCTGATTGATCCCAGTGAGACAAGCTCCTCCAGTGGCTCTCTCCAGGAGTCGTCCCTGAGTCCTCTCACCAAGAGCAGAGTGGTACTCAATGGTGATCAGGGTTCTTTGCACAACTTGCAGGATGCCTCGGAACCGAGCCCTTATGGGAAGAACAAAGGTAGTATTTCTGATTTCGAGAAACAGGTCTCTGAGGTTCCCGGTGTCTCTGTCGAGCTTATGCAGAGGAAAGAATCTTTAGGCAGCAAACCCCGGCTGTGCAAAATAACACCCCCTCGACCGCTGCCCCCCTTGGAACTCAGCGTGGCCTCTCACGTGCTGAGGACAGCTAATAGGATCGACTCCGATTATATGGATTACCAACATTATTCTCAGAGCAGGTTTGAAAGGTTGAGCAGCAGCCTGAGTGACACGGGTCTTCACAACAGCGGGATGGTCTGCGATAGCTGTTCCACAGACTCCATGAAGTCTACGTTCAGCCTGCTCACCCCTCTTCGTGCCAAGGATGTTCGAAACAG AAGCTATTTGGAAGGTAGCCTTCTAGCTAGTGGTGCATTGCTGGGAGCAGAAGAGCTGAGCAGATATTTCCCTGATCGGAACATTGGAATATTTGTGGCCACCTGGAACATGCAAGGCCGGAAG GAACTTCCAGAGAATCTGGATGACTTCTTGTTCCCATCGGATCCTGACTATGCCCAGGACATGTATGTTATTGGCATTCAAGAAGGCTGTCCAGACAG AAGAGAGTGGGAGATCCGTCTGCAGGAGACGCTGGGGCCCCATTACGTCATGCTGTACTCAGCAGCACACGGAGTTCTCTACATGTCAGTGTTCATAAGAAGAGACCTCATCTGGTTCTGCTCAG AGGTGGAATACGCCACTGTGACCACTCGCATTGTGTCTCAGATCAAAACCAAGGGAGCCCTGGGAATCTGCTTCACGTTCTTTGGGACTTCCTTCCTCTTCATCACTTCCCATTTCACAT CGGGGGATGGTAAAGTGTGTGAGAGGATACTGGACTACAACAAAACCATCCAAGCACTTGCACTTCCCAAGAACGTCCCAGATACAAATCCCTATCGATCCAGCCCTT CCGATGTCACAACTCGGTTCGACGAGGTGTTCTGGTTTGGAGACTTCAATTTCCGACTAAACAAGGATCGTGAGAGCGTGGATTCAATCCTGAACCAGCATCTAGAAAAAGATATGTCCAAGCTACTGCAGTATGACCAGCTCATTAAAGAAATGAATGATG ggGCTATTTTCAAAGGGTTCCAGGAGGCTGCCATTCATTTCCATCCTTCCTATAAGTTTGATATAGGGCAGGATAGCTACGACACCACTTCCAAGCAGAGGACACCTTCATACACG GATCGAGTGATCTACAGGAGCCGTTACAAGGATGACATCCATGCAGTGAAGTACTCCTCCTGTTCTGTGGTCAAAACATCAGACCACAGGCCAGTGTACGGGCTGTTCCGGGTGAAAGTGAGGCCCGGCAGAGACAA CATCCCGCTCGCTGCAGGGCAGTTTGACAGAGAACTTTATTTAATCGGAATAAAGAGACGAATTACAAGGGAACTTCAGAAGCGGCAGGAGATAAAGGACCAAAAATCCAGCAGAGTCTGTACTGTTTCCTGA
- the PMPCA gene encoding mitochondrial-processing peptidase subunit alpha gives MAANMVRFRGGAWGPVRRFGLAAYRKYSSGGGCPNVPLTSPLPGVPKPVFATADGQEKFETKVTTLENGLRIASQNKFGQFCTVGILVNSGSRHEAKYLSGISHFLEKLAFSSTAQFGSKDEILLTLEKHGGICDCQASRDTTMYAVSADAKGLDTVVNLLADVVLQPRLSDEEIEMTRMAVQFELEDLNMRPDPEPLLTEMIHAAAYRENTVGLNRFCPVENIEKMDRKVLHSYLQNYYTPDRMVLAGVGIEHEQLVECARKYLLGVDPVWKSDKPKQVDRSVAQYTGGIIKLEKDMSDVSLGPTPIPELTHIMIGLESCSFLEEDFIPFAVLNMMMGGGGSFSAGGPGKGMFTRLYLNVLNRHHWMYNATSYHHSYEDTGLLCIHASADPRQVREMVEIITREFILMAGAVGEVELERAKTQLKSMLMMNLESRPVIFEDVGRQVLATNTRKLPHELCSLIGNVKPNDIKRVVAKMLRNKPAVAALGDLTELPTYENIQAALSSKDGRLPRMYRLFR, from the exons GTTTGGCTTGGCAGCCTACAGAAAATATAGCAGTGGTGGTGGCTGCCCCAACGTCCCTCTcacttctcctctgcctggaGTACCTAAGCCTGTCTTCGCAACAGCTGACGGACAAGAGAAATTTGAAACCAAAGTTACAACACTAGAGAACGGACTGCGGATTGCATCACAAAACAAATTTGGACAGTTCTGTACTGTAGGGA ttCTTGTAAATTCAGGATCAAGACATGAAGCAAAATACCTTAGCGGCATTTCACACTTTTTGGAAAAGTTGGCTTTCTCT TCCACAGCCCAGTTTGGCAGCAAAGATGAAatccttctgaccttggaaaaACACGGGGGTATTTGTGATTGTCAGGCATCAAG GGATACCACGATGTATGCTGTTTCTGCTGATGCCAAAGGCCTAGACACTGTGGTCAATCTACTGGCTGATGTTGTATTACAGCCCAGGTTATCAG ATGAAGAAATCGAGATGACTCGAATGGCTGTGCAGTTTGAGCTTGAAGATCTGAATATGAGACCTGATCCAGAGCCTCTACTAACGGAGATGATACATGCG GCAGCCTACAGGGAGAACACCGTGGGACTCAACAGGTTCTGCCCTGTGGAAAACATAGAGAAAATGGATCGGAAAGTGCTCCATTCGTATCTGCAGAATTACTATACACCTGACAGGATGGTGTTGGCTGGAGTTGGGATAGAGCATGAGCAATTGGTGGAGTGTGCCAGGAAGTATCTGCTTGGTGTAGATCCAGTGTGGAAAAGCGACAAGCCCAAGCAAGTTGACAGATCAGTCGCCCAGTACACGGGAGGAATCATCAAG CTTGAAAAAGACATGTCGGATGTGAGTTTGGGTCCGACTCCAATCCCTGAGCTGACCCACATCATGATTGGGTTAGAAAGCTGTTCGTTTTTG GAGGAAGACTTCATTCCCTTTGCTGTATTAAACATGATGATGGGAGGTGGCGGTTCCTTTTCTGCTGGAGGGCCTGGCAAGGGCATGTTCACCCGTCTGTATCTTAACGTGCTGAACAG GCATCACTGGATGTATAATGCAACCTCTTACCATCACAGTTATGAAGATACAGGTCTTTTGTGTATTCATGCCAGTGCAGATCCTCGACAG GTCCGAGAAATGGTGGAAATAATTACAAGAGAGTTCATTTTAATGGCgggagcagtgggagag GTGGAATTGGAGCGAGCAAAGACCCAGTTGAAATCCATGCTTATGATGAACCTAGAATCCCGGCCAGTTATCTTTGAGGATGTAGGAAGGCAAGTGCTGGCAACAAACACAAGAAAACTCCCTCATGAGCTGTGCTCTCTCATCG GTAACGTGAAACCCAATGACATCAAGAGGGTGGTTGCAAAAATGCTTCGTAACAAGCCAGCAGTGGCTGCACTGGGTGACTTGACGGAATTACCTACGTATGAAAACATTCAAGCAGCACTGTCTAGTAAGGACGGGCGGCTACCTAGGATGTATCGGCTTTTTCGATAA
- the INPP5E gene encoding phosphatidylinositol polyphosphate 5-phosphatase type IV isoform X2, producing MNPPNGFSPHAVACITSSTEGRVLQDQQVKKAAGAMRKEAGDSRVLALEDHPDIESFLNDTLRFPPDEIKPNMKIKSVTPKPPRKPRLARASSLDEKSWRRRRVFRTSQENLIDPSETSSSSGSLQESSLSPLTKSRVVLNGDQGSLHNLQDASEPSPYGKNKGSISDFEKQVSEVPGVSVELMQRKESLGSKPRLCKITPPRPLPPLELSVASHVLRTANRIDSDYMDYQHYSQSRFERLSSSLSDTGLHNSGMVCDSCSTDSMKSTFSLLTPLRAKDVRNRSYLEGSLLASGALLGAEELSRYFPDRNIGIFVATWNMQGRKELPENLDDFLFPSDPDYAQDIREWEIRLQETLGPHYVMLYSAAHGVLYMSVFIRRDLIWFCSEVEYATVTTRIVSQIKTKGALGICFTFFGTSFLFITSHFTSGDGKVCERILDYNKTIQALALPKNVPDTNPYRSSPSDVTTRFDEVFWFGDFNFRLNKDRESVDSILNQHLEKDMSKLLQYDQLIKEMNDGAIFKGFQEAAIHFHPSYKFDIGQDSYDTTSKQRTPSYTDRVIYRSRYKDDIHAVKYSSCSVVKTSDHRPVYGLFRVKVRPGRDNIPLAAGQFDRELYLIGIKRRITRELQKRQEIKDQKSSRVCTVS from the exons ATGAACCCTCCAAATGGATTTTCCCCACATGCAGTGGCATGTATTACTTCGAGCACAGAGGGCAGAGTACTACAGGACCAGCAAGTGAAGAAGGCTGCTGGAGCTATGAGGAAGGAGGCTGGTGACAGCAGGGTACTTGCACTTGAGGACCATCCAGACATAGAATCCTTTTTAAATGACACCTTAAGGTTTCCCCCTGATGAAATCAAACCCAATATGAAGATTAAATCTGTCACCCCAAAGCCTCCCAGGAAACCCAGGCTGGCGCGAGCATCATCTCTTGATGAGaaaagctggaggaggaggagagtgttTAGAACGAGTCAGGAAAATCTGATTGATCCCAGTGAGACAAGCTCCTCCAGTGGCTCTCTCCAGGAGTCGTCCCTGAGTCCTCTCACCAAGAGCAGAGTGGTACTCAATGGTGATCAGGGTTCTTTGCACAACTTGCAGGATGCCTCGGAACCGAGCCCTTATGGGAAGAACAAAGGTAGTATTTCTGATTTCGAGAAACAGGTCTCTGAGGTTCCCGGTGTCTCTGTCGAGCTTATGCAGAGGAAAGAATCTTTAGGCAGCAAACCCCGGCTGTGCAAAATAACACCCCCTCGACCGCTGCCCCCCTTGGAACTCAGCGTGGCCTCTCACGTGCTGAGGACAGCTAATAGGATCGACTCCGATTATATGGATTACCAACATTATTCTCAGAGCAGGTTTGAAAGGTTGAGCAGCAGCCTGAGTGACACGGGTCTTCACAACAGCGGGATGGTCTGCGATAGCTGTTCCACAGACTCCATGAAGTCTACGTTCAGCCTGCTCACCCCTCTTCGTGCCAAGGATGTTCGAAACAG AAGCTATTTGGAAGGTAGCCTTCTAGCTAGTGGTGCATTGCTGGGAGCAGAAGAGCTGAGCAGATATTTCCCTGATCGGAACATTGGAATATTTGTGGCCACCTGGAACATGCAAGGCCGGAAG GAACTTCCAGAGAATCTGGATGACTTCTTGTTCCCATCGGATCCTGACTATGCCCAGGACAT AAGAGAGTGGGAGATCCGTCTGCAGGAGACGCTGGGGCCCCATTACGTCATGCTGTACTCAGCAGCACACGGAGTTCTCTACATGTCAGTGTTCATAAGAAGAGACCTCATCTGGTTCTGCTCAG AGGTGGAATACGCCACTGTGACCACTCGCATTGTGTCTCAGATCAAAACCAAGGGAGCCCTGGGAATCTGCTTCACGTTCTTTGGGACTTCCTTCCTCTTCATCACTTCCCATTTCACAT CGGGGGATGGTAAAGTGTGTGAGAGGATACTGGACTACAACAAAACCATCCAAGCACTTGCACTTCCCAAGAACGTCCCAGATACAAATCCCTATCGATCCAGCCCTT CCGATGTCACAACTCGGTTCGACGAGGTGTTCTGGTTTGGAGACTTCAATTTCCGACTAAACAAGGATCGTGAGAGCGTGGATTCAATCCTGAACCAGCATCTAGAAAAAGATATGTCCAAGCTACTGCAGTATGACCAGCTCATTAAAGAAATGAATGATG ggGCTATTTTCAAAGGGTTCCAGGAGGCTGCCATTCATTTCCATCCTTCCTATAAGTTTGATATAGGGCAGGATAGCTACGACACCACTTCCAAGCAGAGGACACCTTCATACACG GATCGAGTGATCTACAGGAGCCGTTACAAGGATGACATCCATGCAGTGAAGTACTCCTCCTGTTCTGTGGTCAAAACATCAGACCACAGGCCAGTGTACGGGCTGTTCCGGGTGAAAGTGAGGCCCGGCAGAGACAA CATCCCGCTCGCTGCAGGGCAGTTTGACAGAGAACTTTATTTAATCGGAATAAAGAGACGAATTACAAGGGAACTTCAGAAGCGGCAGGAGATAAAGGACCAAAAATCCAGCAGAGTCTGTACTGTTTCCTGA